Proteins encoded in a region of the Pirellulales bacterium genome:
- a CDS encoding DUF3160 domain-containing protein, whose amino-acid sequence MAIVAIDNGGDRMVFVGPVSTYYEFTSSASQRMTDEEFSSRIQSGNEPDRPGWIKAFDPLAK is encoded by the coding sequence TTGGCGATCGTCGCGATCGACAACGGCGGTGATCGCATGGTCTTCGTCGGTCCTGTTTCGACGTATTACGAATTCACGAGTAGTGCGTCGCAGCGGATGACCGACGAGGAATTCAGTTCAAGGATACAATCTGGCAACGAGCCGGATCGCCCGGGGTGGATCAAAGCATTTGATCCGCTGGCGAAGTGA